A window of the Hevea brasiliensis isolate MT/VB/25A 57/8 chromosome 6, ASM3005281v1, whole genome shotgun sequence genome harbors these coding sequences:
- the LOC131180714 gene encoding inorganic pyrophosphatase 1-like produces MFYAKKNSLCPEYLGPIIERIQASLAKEGNKKIIYLGDGVGDYCPSLKLTEADYLMQRKNFPVWDLICRNPMLIKAEIHEWIDGEELERVLLQVIGAISMEESNEKSAQLFSADCKLQTITTGAHEAFPKALAVPQ; encoded by the exons ATGTTTTATGCTAAGAAAAATTCATTGTGCCCTGAATATCTG GGTCCCATCATTGAAAGGATCCAGGCTTCCTTAGCAAAGGAGGGAAACAAGAAAATCATTTATCTTGGTGATGGTGTTGGTGATTATTGCCCAAGCTTGAAGCTTACAGAGGCAGATTATTTGATGCAAAGGAAGAATTTTCCTGTGTGGGATTTAATTTGCAGAAATCCCATGCTTATCAAGGCAGAAATTCATGAATGGATCGATGGGGAGGAGCTAGAACGTGTATTGCTTCAGGTTATTGGTGCAATTTCTATGGAAGAAAGCAACGAAAAATCTGCTCAGTTATTCTCTGCTGATTGCAAGTTGCAGACTATAACCACTGGGGCCCATGAAGCCTTCCCTAAAGCTCTTGCTGTTCCTCAGTAA